The Methylobacterium sp. PvR107 genome contains a region encoding:
- a CDS encoding MFS transporter, with translation MDSDTLSRRTLRFVNVAHALDHFVLLIYPTAVIAIAAQTGLGYGELIGLATGAFVAFGLCSLPMGSLADRFGRRNMLAVFFFGYGLSCLGVASASTPLGFALWLCVLGLASAIYHPVGSAMLVTHARRLGRDLGINGVWGNFGAASASGLTALLAATISWRAAFVVPGLVCLACGAAFLALVPGDGEASGKKAGGAAVIPVTRPWALMAMFGLSIFAGGLTFNLTTISLPKVIDEGVGHALPLALTGSIATGVFLFGALMQLAMGRLIDRYSLPALFVALSVLQPLGLGIAALSTGVPLLGGLVLAMTAIYGQVVINDAMIARYVPPAYRARAYSVRYFVGFTASGFVVPAIALLHDRGGFALVLGAASACGAVIWLSAIGFLRLTQGGARPALAAAE, from the coding sequence ATGGATTCGGACACGCTGTCCCGCCGCACCCTGCGCTTCGTTAACGTCGCGCACGCCCTCGATCACTTCGTGCTGCTGATCTACCCGACCGCGGTCATCGCCATCGCGGCGCAGACCGGGCTCGGCTACGGCGAGTTGATCGGGCTCGCCACCGGCGCCTTCGTGGCCTTCGGCCTGTGCTCCCTGCCGATGGGGTCGCTGGCCGACCGGTTCGGGCGCCGCAACATGCTGGCGGTGTTCTTCTTCGGCTACGGCCTGTCCTGCCTCGGCGTGGCGAGCGCCTCGACGCCGCTCGGCTTCGCCCTCTGGCTCTGCGTGCTCGGCCTCGCCTCGGCGATCTACCACCCGGTCGGCTCGGCCATGCTGGTGACCCATGCCCGCCGGCTCGGGCGCGACCTCGGGATCAACGGCGTCTGGGGCAATTTCGGCGCGGCCTCGGCCTCCGGCCTCACGGCGCTGCTCGCCGCCACCATCAGCTGGCGCGCGGCCTTCGTGGTCCCGGGCCTCGTCTGCCTCGCCTGCGGGGCGGCCTTCCTGGCGCTGGTGCCGGGCGACGGCGAGGCCTCGGGCAAGAAGGCCGGCGGCGCCGCGGTGATCCCGGTCACCCGGCCCTGGGCGCTGATGGCGATGTTCGGCCTGTCGATCTTCGCGGGCGGCCTGACCTTCAACCTGACGACGATCAGCCTGCCCAAGGTGATCGACGAGGGCGTCGGCCACGCGCTGCCCCTGGCACTGACCGGCTCGATCGCCACCGGCGTGTTCCTGTTCGGCGCCCTGATGCAGCTCGCCATGGGCCGGCTGATCGACCGCTACAGCCTGCCCGCCCTGTTCGTGGCGCTCTCGGTGCTGCAGCCGCTGGGCCTCGGGATCGCGGCCCTGAGCACCGGCGTGCCCCTGCTCGGCGGACTCGTGCTGGCTATGACGGCGATCTACGGGCAGGTGGTGATCAACGACGCCATGATCGCCCGCTACGTGCCCCCTGCCTACCGGGCCCGGGCCTACAGCGTGCGCTACTTCGTGGGGTTCACGGCGAGTGGATTCGTAGTCCCGGCCATCGCGCTGCTGCACGACCGCGGCGGCTTCGCGCTGGTGCTCGGCGCCGCCTCGGCCTGCGGCGCGGTGATCTGGCTCTCGGCGATCGGCTTCCTCAGGCTGACCCAGGGCGGCGCGCGGCCGGCGCTCGCCGCAGCGGAGTAG
- a CDS encoding GNAT family N-acetyltransferase has protein sequence MSPLSLVIRPERLEDAAAIERLQARAFGPGRFARTAYRLREGAAERIELGVTASVGSFLVGSVRMGPVRTGATSFVMLGPLAVDPSFEGRGIGGTLTRAAIEAAREAGEGLVLLVGDAPYYSRFGFTPVPQGQIALPGPVDPTRLLWLELAAGFRDRVAGLVEAVPASGV, from the coding sequence GTGAGCCCCCTGTCCCTCGTCATCCGGCCGGAGCGGCTGGAGGATGCCGCCGCCATCGAGCGGCTCCAGGCCCGGGCCTTCGGCCCCGGTCGGTTCGCCCGCACCGCCTACCGCCTGCGCGAGGGTGCGGCCGAACGGATCGAGCTCGGCGTCACCGCCTCCGTGGGCAGCTTCCTCGTCGGCTCGGTGCGGATGGGGCCGGTACGGACCGGAGCGACATCCTTCGTGATGCTCGGACCGCTCGCGGTCGATCCGAGCTTCGAAGGGCGCGGGATCGGCGGAACCCTGACCCGCGCGGCGATCGAGGCGGCACGCGAGGCAGGCGAAGGCCTCGTGCTCCTGGTGGGCGATGCCCCCTACTACAGCCGGTTCGGCTTCACCCCCGTGCCCCAGGGGCAGATCGCCCTGCCGGGACCGGTCGATCCGACGCGGCTCCTCTGGCTGGAGCTGGCGGCGGGTTTTCGCGACCGGGTCGCCGGTCTGGTCGAAGCGGTTCCGGCGTCGGGCGTGTAG